The following proteins are encoded in a genomic region of Shinella zoogloeoides:
- the rlmN gene encoding 23S rRNA (adenine(2503)-C(2))-methyltransferase RlmN, producing MDFLNTAEPVKAPVVRNIPAAEKPTLIGLSREDMGRALVEKGVAERQVKMRVSQLWHWLYVRGVSDFDDMTNVSKDMREMLKTHFTIARPEIVDEQISNDGTRKWLMRFPARGAGRPVEIETVYIPEEGRGTLCISSQVGCTLTCSFCHTGTQKLVRNLTAEEILSQLLLARDRLGDFPDRDTPAGAIVPAEGRKVSNIVMMGMGEPLYNFESVKTALLIATDGDGLSLSKRRVTLSTSGIVPEIYRTGSEIGVMLAISLHAVRDELRDMLVPINKKYPLKELLDACRAYPSLSNARRITFEYVMLKDVNDTLEDAKLLVQLLKGIPAKINLIPFNPWPGTNYQCSDWEQIERFADFINQAGYASPIRTPRGRDILAACGQLKSESERMRKVERMAFEAMMIVGHGEDD from the coding sequence ATGGACTTTCTCAACACGGCCGAGCCCGTCAAGGCGCCGGTCGTCCGCAACATCCCGGCCGCCGAAAAGCCGACGCTGATCGGCCTTTCGCGCGAGGATATGGGTCGCGCGCTCGTCGAGAAGGGCGTTGCCGAGCGGCAGGTGAAGATGCGCGTCAGCCAGCTCTGGCACTGGCTCTATGTGCGCGGCGTCTCCGATTTCGACGACATGACGAATGTCTCGAAGGACATGCGCGAAATGCTGAAGACGCATTTCACCATCGCCCGTCCCGAGATCGTCGACGAGCAGATCTCCAATGACGGCACGCGCAAGTGGCTGATGCGCTTTCCCGCGCGCGGCGCCGGCCGGCCGGTCGAGATCGAAACCGTCTACATTCCCGAGGAAGGGCGCGGCACGCTCTGCATTTCCAGCCAGGTCGGCTGCACGCTCACCTGTTCCTTCTGCCACACCGGCACGCAGAAGCTGGTGCGCAACCTGACGGCCGAGGAAATCCTCTCGCAGCTGCTGCTCGCCCGCGACCGGCTCGGCGACTTCCCGGACCGCGACACGCCGGCCGGCGCCATCGTGCCGGCGGAAGGCCGCAAGGTCTCCAATATCGTCATGATGGGCATGGGCGAGCCGCTCTACAATTTCGAGAGCGTCAAGACGGCGCTCCTCATCGCCACCGACGGCGACGGTCTGTCGCTCTCCAAGCGCCGCGTCACGCTGTCGACCTCCGGCATCGTGCCGGAAATCTACCGCACCGGCTCGGAGATCGGCGTCATGCTGGCGATCTCGCTGCATGCGGTGCGCGACGAGCTGCGCGACATGCTGGTGCCGATCAACAAGAAGTATCCGCTGAAGGAGCTGCTCGACGCCTGCCGCGCCTATCCGAGCCTGTCGAACGCGCGGCGCATCACCTTCGAATATGTGATGCTGAAGGACGTCAACGACACGCTGGAGGACGCCAAGCTGCTGGTGCAGCTCCTCAAGGGCATTCCGGCGAAGATCAACCTCATCCCCTTCAATCCCTGGCCGGGCACGAACTACCAGTGTTCTGACTGGGAGCAGATCGAGCGTTTTGCCGACTTCATCAACCAGGCCGGCTACGCCTCGCCGATCCGCACCCCGCGCGGCCGCGACATTCTCGCCGCCTGCGGCCAGCTCAAGTCGGAATCCGAGCGCATGCGCAAGGTCGAGCGCATGGCCTTCGAGGCGATGATGATCGTCGGCCACGGCGAGGACGACTGA
- a CDS encoding invasion associated locus B family protein, whose protein sequence is MFVRKLATALALVLMTAGVASAQTPTRIQQFNAWGAYSYQAKGGKVCYVLSVPKEKNPAGVDHGDVFFLVSQRPGQNISYEPQAMMGYPLQENSKVNVVIDNRTFVMFTKGNSAWVENAAEEPALVAAMKGGKSMTVQAKSRRGTGTSYSYSLSGISAALKQIEGCR, encoded by the coding sequence ATGTTCGTAAGAAAGCTCGCAACCGCACTCGCCCTCGTTCTTATGACCGCAGGCGTTGCCTCGGCCCAGACGCCGACGCGCATTCAGCAGTTCAATGCCTGGGGCGCCTATTCCTATCAGGCAAAGGGCGGCAAGGTCTGCTACGTCCTTTCCGTTCCCAAGGAGAAGAACCCCGCCGGCGTCGACCATGGCGACGTGTTCTTCCTCGTCTCGCAGCGCCCGGGCCAGAACATCAGCTACGAGCCGCAGGCGATGATGGGCTATCCGCTGCAGGAAAACTCCAAGGTCAATGTCGTGATCGACAACCGCACCTTCGTCATGTTCACGAAGGGCAATTCGGCCTGGGTGGAGAACGCCGCCGAGGAGCCGGCGCTCGTGGCGGCCATGAAGGGCGGCAAGTCGATGACGGTGCAGGCCAAGTCGCGCCGCGGCACCGGCACCTCCTATTCCTATTCGCTCTCCGGCATCTCGGCGGCGCTGAAGCAGATCGAGGGCTGCCGCTGA
- a CDS encoding YkvA family protein — protein sequence MDDVKIGEILLPGDEAEQERQSERVRKRFWPVLKRAMRYVPFSRDLVASYYCALDPRTPTKVRGILLAALAYFVLPLDGIPDFFVLVGFSDDIAVLTAAFAAIRGHIREDHYAAADKALADEPDMQPAG from the coding sequence ATGGATGACGTGAAGATCGGTGAAATCCTCCTGCCCGGAGACGAGGCCGAACAGGAGCGCCAGAGCGAGCGCGTCCGGAAGCGGTTCTGGCCGGTGCTCAAGCGCGCGATGCGCTACGTGCCATTTTCCCGCGATCTCGTCGCATCCTACTATTGCGCGCTCGATCCCCGCACGCCGACGAAGGTCCGCGGCATCCTGCTCGCCGCGCTCGCCTATTTCGTCCTGCCGCTCGACGGCATCCCGGATTTCTTCGTGCTCGTCGGCTTTTCCGACGACATCGCCGTGCTGACGGCGGCCTTTGCGGCGATCCGCGGCCATATTCGCGAGGACCATTATGCCGCCGCCGACAAGGCGCTTGCGGACGAGCCGGACATGCAACCCGCGGGTTAG
- a CDS encoding 4a-hydroxytetrahydrobiopterin dehydratase: MKQEKLGEAAISEALASLDGWTRSDDGIAIEKRFKFRNFREAFGFMTEGALAAEKFNHHPEWFNVYNRVEVRLTNHDAGGLTELDFKLASAMEAAAALRTKS, translated from the coding sequence ATGAAACAGGAAAAGCTCGGCGAGGCGGCGATTTCCGAGGCGCTGGCATCGCTTGACGGCTGGACGCGCTCGGACGATGGCATCGCCATCGAGAAGCGCTTCAAATTCCGCAATTTCCGCGAGGCCTTCGGCTTCATGACCGAGGGGGCGCTGGCGGCGGAGAAGTTCAATCATCATCCCGAATGGTTCAACGTCTATAACCGCGTCGAGGTGCGGCTCACCAACCACGACGCGGGTGGTCTGACGGAGCTCGATTTCAAGCTCGCCTCGGCGATGGAGGCGGCGGCCGCGCTTCGCACGAAGAGTTGA
- a CDS encoding beta-ketoacyl-ACP reductase — MSRVALVTGGSRGIGAAISVALKAAGYKVAANYAGNDDAANAFKAETGIPVYKWDVSSYESCAEGIARVEADIGPVDVLVNNAGITRDAMFHKMTPDQWGAVVNTNLTGLFNMTHPVWSGMRDRNFGRVINISSINGQKGQMGQANYSAAKAGDLGFTKALAQEGAAKGITVNAICPGYIGTEMVRAIPEKVLNERIIPLIPVGRLGEPEEIARVVVFLASDDAGFITGSTISANGGQFFV; from the coding sequence ATGAGCAGGGTAGCATTGGTTACGGGAGGATCGCGGGGCATCGGCGCAGCCATTTCGGTCGCGCTGAAGGCCGCGGGATACAAGGTGGCTGCGAACTACGCCGGCAACGACGATGCCGCCAACGCCTTCAAGGCGGAAACGGGCATCCCGGTCTACAAATGGGATGTCTCGAGCTACGAATCCTGCGCGGAGGGGATCGCAAGGGTCGAGGCCGATATCGGCCCGGTCGACGTGCTCGTCAACAATGCGGGCATCACCCGCGACGCCATGTTCCACAAGATGACGCCCGACCAGTGGGGCGCCGTCGTCAACACCAACCTCACCGGCCTCTTCAACATGACCCATCCGGTGTGGTCGGGCATGCGCGACCGCAATTTCGGGCGCGTCATCAACATCTCCTCGATCAACGGCCAGAAGGGCCAGATGGGCCAGGCGAACTATTCCGCCGCCAAGGCCGGCGATCTCGGCTTCACCAAGGCACTGGCGCAGGAGGGCGCGGCCAAGGGCATCACCGTCAACGCGATTTGCCCCGGCTATATCGGCACGGAGATGGTGCGCGCCATCCCCGAGAAGGTGCTGAACGAGCGGATCATCCCGCTCATTCCCGTCGGGCGCCTCGGCGAGCCGGAGGAGATCGCCCGCGTGGTCGTCTTCCTCGCCTCGGACGATGCCGGCTTCATCACCGGCTCGACCATTTCGGCGAATGGCGGCCAGTTCTTCGTCTGA